The Phyllopteryx taeniolatus isolate TA_2022b chromosome 17, UOR_Ptae_1.2, whole genome shotgun sequence genome window below encodes:
- the rabep1 gene encoding rab GTPase-binding effector protein 1 isoform X1, with the protein MAKCAVWLFTLKPQPDVAFFFPGAILTISCHVVSLVFGTLLARVPLLIGRSHHETMAEQAAGPPPSSQHGDELQQRVDTLERERAEFGKIKQQLEAEFNQKRAKFKELYLAKEEDLKRQSSALESAQAEVISVQVQLAQACSEIETIKAVATVSENTKQEAIDQVRGQWQEEVASLQAIMKETVREYEVQFHQRLEQERAQWGQYREAMEREVGDLRRRLTEGQEEQNLEDDMKKAQEDAEKLRSVVMPMEQEIGTLKAKLSTAEDRVKELEASKVKELNHVLEAEKSCRTDLEMYVAVLNTQKSVLQEDAEKLRRELHEVCHKLELERQQHNQLKHTWQRANDQFLESQRLLMRDMQRIESVLSSEQLRQVEEMKKKDQEEDEKEQLSQVKDLHEEDGADNTEPLEDIFLGLSIEEPPTNHSAHGSMHSLDADVVTGGQSDLYKENLRRVQSTDSLGSSLSVQQGLNHKAKSAGHLDESEFGPLVGADCGVADSSLGEAWSVSSIKLTASHFLLTKDQEKAIKAMTPEQEETASLLSSISQAPDTAYLPPVGYRLVSDSEWNLLQQEVKNAGRKLGRRCDMCSNYEKQLQAIQGQEADTRDQLKKLQAMFRQANDHLERTVTEKQSLEDSVKLGNEETAAKVSALIQRVQESEMLLGTLQEAFSEAKRNTQAQMGVLVQSREQVADKLSRLQRDNESLQGKHRLHTELLQQEGFTMPDTVEELQATVLQLREDTVALRTSAEHVEEKLKAEILFLKEQIQAEQCLKENLEDTLQMEIEGCKEEIASFSSLKTELERIKAEKEQLQSILSQKMETLESIQSLRISLEQQLKELNTTKRALESQVLEEKDKAQRLQTELDVSEQVQKDFVKLSQTLQVQLERIRQADSLERIRLILNDTNLTDINQLPDT; encoded by the exons ATGGCTAAATGCGCCGTATGGCTATTTACTTTGAAGCCTCAACCGGACGtggcgtttttttttcctggagcAATCTTGACAATTAGCTGTCATGTTGTTAGCCTGGTTTTTGGGACACTCCTAGCTCGGGTCCCACTCCTCATCGGCAGGTCCCACCACGAAACCATGGCCGAACAGGCCGCCGGACCCCCACCGTCGTCCCAGCATGGCG ATGAGCTCCAGCAGCGGGTGGACACTCTGGAGCGGGAGAGGGCCGAGTTCGGCAAAATCAAGCAGCAGCTGGAGGCTGAGTTCAACCAGAAGAGAGCAAAGTTCAAAGAGCTCTATTTGGCCAAAGAGG AGGATCTGAAGAGGCAGTCGTCGGCGCTTGAGTCGGCGCAGGCCGAGGTGATCTCCGTCCAGGTCCAGCTGGCCCAGGCCTGCTCCGAGATCGAGACCATCAAAGCGGTGGCCACCGTGTCGGAGAACACCAAGCAGGAGGCCATCGACCAGGTCCGTGGCCAGTGGCAGGAGGAGGTGGCCTCGCTGCAGGCCATCATGAAAG AAACGGTTCGCGAGTACGAGGTCCAGTTCCACCAGCGTCTGGAGCAGGAGCGAGCCCAGTGGGGCCAGTACCGCGAGGCCATGGAGAGGGAGGTGGGAGACCTCCGGCGGCGGCTCACCGAGGGCCAGGAGGAGCAAAACCTGGAGGACGATATGAAAAAG GCTCAGGAGGACGCGGAGAAGCTCCGCTCGGTGGTGATGCCCATGGAGCAGGAGATCGGGACGCTCAAAGCCAAGCTGTCCACGGCCGAGGACAGGGTCAAGGAACTTGAGGCGTCTAAG GTAAAGGAGCTCAATCACGTTCTGGAGGCAGAGAAGTCGTGTCGCACCGACTTGGAAATGTACGTGGCTGTGCTCAACACACAGAAATCCGTCCTGCAGGAGGATGCTGAGAAGCTACGCAGGGAACTTCACGAAG TGTGTCACAAACTGGAGCTGGAGCGGCAGCAGCACAACCAGCTGAAGCACACGTGGCAGCGAGCCAACGACCAGTTCCTGGAGTCTCAGCGCCTCCTCATGAGGGACATGCAGCGGATCGAGAGCGTGCTCTCCTCCGAGCAGCTGCGGCAGGTGGAGGAGATGAAGAAGAAAGACCAG GAGGAGGACGAGAAGGAGCAGTTGAGCCAAGTGAAGGATCTGCACGAGGAAGATGGCGCAGACAACACGGAGCCTTTGGAGGATATTTTCCTGGGGCTGAGCATCGAGGAG CCGCCGACCAACCACAGCGCCCACGGCTCCATGCACTCCCTGGACGCCGACGTGGTGACGGGCGGCCAGTCTGATCTCTACAAGGAGAACCTGCGGAGAGTCCAGTCCACGGACAGCCTGGGCTCCTCCCTGTCCGTCCAGCAGGGTCTGAACCATAAGGCCAAGTCAGCCGGCCACTTGGACGAGTCGGAATTTGGGCCCCTGGTGGGGGCCGACTGCGGCGTGGCGGACTCCAGCTTGGGCGAGGCGTGGTCCGTCAGCTCGATCAAGCTGACGGCCAGTCACTTCCTGCTCACCAAAGACCAGGAGAAGGCCATTAAAGCCATGACGCCTGAGCAGGAGGAGACGGCGTCGCTGCTGTCCAGCATCTCGCAAGCCCCCGACACCGCCTACTTACCCCCGGTGGGCTACCGACTGGTCAGCGACAGCGAATGGAACCTGCTGCAACAGGAG GTGAAGAACGCGGGCAGGAAGCTGGGTCGCCGCTGCGACATGTGCTCCAACTACGAGAAGCAGCTGCAGGCCATCCAGGGACAGGAGGCCGACACACGAGATCAG CTGAAGAAACTGCAGGCGATGTTTCGTCAGGCCAACGATCACCTGGAGAGGACCGTGACGGAGAAACAAAGTCTGGAAGATTCCGTCAAGCTGGGGAACGAGGAAACTGCTGCTAAg GTGTCCGCTCTCATCCAGCGAGTGCAGGAGTCGGAAATGCTGCTCGGCACGCTCCAGGAGGCCTTCAGTGAAGCTAAGAGGAACACGCAGGCACAGATG GGTGTGCTGGTGCAGTCACGGGAGCAAGTGGCCGACAAGCTGAGCCGACTACAGCGGGACAACGAGAGCCTGCAGGGAAAACACCGTCTGCACACAGAACTGCTGCAGCAAGAGGGCTTCACCATGCCCGACACTGTGGAA GAGCTCCAGGCGACGGTGCTGCAGCTGCGCGAGGACACGGTGGCGCTGCGGACGTCTGCGGAGCACGTGGAGGAGAAGCTGAAGGCGGAAATCCTTTTCCTCAAGGAGCAGATCCAAGCGGAGCAGTGCCTCAAGGAGAACCTGGAGGACACCCTGCAGATGGAGATCGAGGGCTGCAAGGAGGAGATCG CTTCCTTCTCCAGTTTGAAGACAGAACTGGAACGGATAAAGGCGGAGAAGGAGCAG TTGCAGAGCATTTTATCACAAAAGATGGAGACACTGGAAAGCATCCAGTCTTTGAGGATCAGTCTGGAGCAGCAGCTAAAAGAGCTCAACACAACTAAG cGTGCGCTAGAGAGTCAGGTGTTGGAAGAGAAAGACAAAGCCCAGCGCTTGCAAACGGAGCTGGACGTCAGTGAGCAGGTCCAGAAGGACTTTGTCAAGCTTTCGCAGACACTTCAG GTGCAGCTGGAGAGGATACGGCAGGCGGACTCTTTGGAGCGAATCAGACTTATTCTCAACGACACCAACTTGACTGACATCAACCAGCTTCCAGATACATGA
- the vps37d gene encoding vacuolar protein sorting-associated protein 37B isoform X2 gives MELTACPDGYRALSTGELRELLQSDDKMEQIIRLNEKFQELQVDREMMLASNRSVAEDSLARQPRLNNGRLQLAEKYRELSNLATMCWEKQSQLGTRVQKHSLQSAQNLLQEEMARAEENSEELLDKFMEGNVRLEDFLDSFQSSRRTYHIRRAQVEKMQDLSKRHTSKVGGGGEDAIGKIPEEVKADSERLPDPPRPNGYLAQGPLRVFQVRYGLTPAILLPHYPVSPSASVPAHRARTPPPEPHPQGHVHGPSAPLHPVGLRVIGQLPGGWPANGRPVRLQQLYRPNPQQPQPPFR, from the exons ATGGAGCTTACCGCTTGCCCTGATGGATACAGGGCTCTCAGCACCGGCGAGCTGAGGGAGCTTTTACAAAGCGACGACAAAATGGAGCAAATCATTCGACTCAATGAGAAG TTTCAGGAGCTTCAAGTGGACAGGGAGATGATGCTGGCCTCCAATCGCAGCGTGGCCGAGGACAGTCTGGCCCGGCAGCCCCGCCTCAATAACGGCAGACTCCAGTTGGCGGAGAAATATCGGGAGCTGTCCAACCTGGCGACCATGTGCTGGGAAAAACAGAGTCAGCTTG GAACCCGAGTCCAGAAGCACAGCTTGCAGAGCGCCCAGAACCTCCTGCAAGAAGAGATGGCACGCGCTGAGGAGAACTCAGag GAGCTGCTGGACAAGTTCATGGAGGGGAACGTGAGGCTGGAGGACTTCTTGGACTCCTTCCAGAGCTCCAGGAGGACTTACCACATCAGGCGAGCGCAGGTGGAGAAGATGCAGGACTTGAGCAAAAGGCACACCAGCAAAGTAGGCGGAGGCGGCGAGGACGCGATTGGCAAAATCCCCGAGGAGGTGAAAGCGGATTCCGAGCGCCTCCCGGACCCCCCGCGGCCCAACGGCTACCTGGCGCAGGGCCCCCTCCGGGTCTTCCAGGTACGCTACGGCCTCACGCCGGCCATCCTGTTGCCGCATTACCCCGTTTCCCCCTCGGCCTCAGTCCCGGCCCACCGGGCCAGGACTCCCCCGCCCGAACCCCACCCACAGGGACACGTCCACGGGCCCAGCGCTCCCCTCCACCCGGTGGGACTCAGGGTGATCGGACAGCTGCCCGGGGGCTGGCCGGCCAACGGGCGGCCGGTACGATTGCAGCAGCTCTACAGGCCCAACCCCCAACAGCCCCAACCGCCCTTCCGATAG
- the rabep1 gene encoding rab GTPase-binding effector protein 1 isoform X2: MAKCAVWLFTLKPQPDVAFFFPGAILTISCHVVSLVFGTLLARVPLLIGRSHHETMAEQAAGPPPSSQHGDELQQRVDTLERERAEFGKIKQQLEAEFNQKRAKFKELYLAKEEDLKRQSSALESAQAEVISVQVQLAQACSEIETIKAVATVSENTKQEAIDQVRGQWQEEVASLQAIMKETVREYEVQFHQRLEQERAQWGQYREAMEREVGDLRRRLTEGQEEQNLEDDMKKAQEDAEKLRSVVMPMEQEIGTLKAKLSTAEDRVKELEASKVKELNHVLEAEKSCRTDLEMYVAVLNTQKSVLQEDAEKLRRELHEVCHKLELERQQHNQLKHTWQRANDQFLESQRLLMRDMQRIESVLSSEQLRQVEEMKKKDQEEDEKEQLSQVKDLHEEDGADNTEPLEDIFLGLSIEEPPTNHSAHGSMHSLDADVVTGGQSDLYKENLRRVQSTDSLGSSLSVQQGLNHKAKSAGHLDESEFGPLVGADCGVADSSLGEAWSVSSIKLTASHFLLTKDQEKAIKAMTPEQEETASLLSSISQAPDTAYLPPVGYRLVSDSEWNLLQQEGRGLLEPILSSGGRRGTP; encoded by the exons ATGGCTAAATGCGCCGTATGGCTATTTACTTTGAAGCCTCAACCGGACGtggcgtttttttttcctggagcAATCTTGACAATTAGCTGTCATGTTGTTAGCCTGGTTTTTGGGACACTCCTAGCTCGGGTCCCACTCCTCATCGGCAGGTCCCACCACGAAACCATGGCCGAACAGGCCGCCGGACCCCCACCGTCGTCCCAGCATGGCG ATGAGCTCCAGCAGCGGGTGGACACTCTGGAGCGGGAGAGGGCCGAGTTCGGCAAAATCAAGCAGCAGCTGGAGGCTGAGTTCAACCAGAAGAGAGCAAAGTTCAAAGAGCTCTATTTGGCCAAAGAGG AGGATCTGAAGAGGCAGTCGTCGGCGCTTGAGTCGGCGCAGGCCGAGGTGATCTCCGTCCAGGTCCAGCTGGCCCAGGCCTGCTCCGAGATCGAGACCATCAAAGCGGTGGCCACCGTGTCGGAGAACACCAAGCAGGAGGCCATCGACCAGGTCCGTGGCCAGTGGCAGGAGGAGGTGGCCTCGCTGCAGGCCATCATGAAAG AAACGGTTCGCGAGTACGAGGTCCAGTTCCACCAGCGTCTGGAGCAGGAGCGAGCCCAGTGGGGCCAGTACCGCGAGGCCATGGAGAGGGAGGTGGGAGACCTCCGGCGGCGGCTCACCGAGGGCCAGGAGGAGCAAAACCTGGAGGACGATATGAAAAAG GCTCAGGAGGACGCGGAGAAGCTCCGCTCGGTGGTGATGCCCATGGAGCAGGAGATCGGGACGCTCAAAGCCAAGCTGTCCACGGCCGAGGACAGGGTCAAGGAACTTGAGGCGTCTAAG GTAAAGGAGCTCAATCACGTTCTGGAGGCAGAGAAGTCGTGTCGCACCGACTTGGAAATGTACGTGGCTGTGCTCAACACACAGAAATCCGTCCTGCAGGAGGATGCTGAGAAGCTACGCAGGGAACTTCACGAAG TGTGTCACAAACTGGAGCTGGAGCGGCAGCAGCACAACCAGCTGAAGCACACGTGGCAGCGAGCCAACGACCAGTTCCTGGAGTCTCAGCGCCTCCTCATGAGGGACATGCAGCGGATCGAGAGCGTGCTCTCCTCCGAGCAGCTGCGGCAGGTGGAGGAGATGAAGAAGAAAGACCAG GAGGAGGACGAGAAGGAGCAGTTGAGCCAAGTGAAGGATCTGCACGAGGAAGATGGCGCAGACAACACGGAGCCTTTGGAGGATATTTTCCTGGGGCTGAGCATCGAGGAG CCGCCGACCAACCACAGCGCCCACGGCTCCATGCACTCCCTGGACGCCGACGTGGTGACGGGCGGCCAGTCTGATCTCTACAAGGAGAACCTGCGGAGAGTCCAGTCCACGGACAGCCTGGGCTCCTCCCTGTCCGTCCAGCAGGGTCTGAACCATAAGGCCAAGTCAGCCGGCCACTTGGACGAGTCGGAATTTGGGCCCCTGGTGGGGGCCGACTGCGGCGTGGCGGACTCCAGCTTGGGCGAGGCGTGGTCCGTCAGCTCGATCAAGCTGACGGCCAGTCACTTCCTGCTCACCAAAGACCAGGAGAAGGCCATTAAAGCCATGACGCCTGAGCAGGAGGAGACGGCGTCGCTGCTGTCCAGCATCTCGCAAGCCCCCGACACCGCCTACTTACCCCCGGTGGGCTACCGACTGGTCAGCGACAGCGAATGGAACCTGCTGCAACAGGAG ggtcgcgggttgctggagcctatcctatcttcgggcgggaggcggggtacaccctga
- the LOC133467000 gene encoding DNA-directed RNA polymerase III subunit RPC1-like isoform X1, with amino-acid sequence MDILRQYFWLWLMVGIIFVCLVIGIIFALINMCILQKGKHRISLRHKDSKDNENKYQEWKQTTPPLPPRTQFLLAEAQSYENIGEVSDHGKTMSHELHNNGQNVAALPEHTQILDQNPNSTNLHNQDQTLTNFHNPDQNLTNHHNQNLNLHNRDQPLTHLRIQHHYLSNLTNQEQNLGTLHNQDQYPTHLSNQDWTMTNFHNQDQNLTDFNDYEQIPDEQPDYVEVEDREEEVLPLVLSYEKILDLSEDTAEDYDDIDDKHQDEQDYDDVV; translated from the exons ATGGATATTCTGCGGCAGTACTTCTGGTTGTGGCTGATGGTCGggatcatttttgtgtgtttggtcATTGGCATCATTTTCGCCTTGATCAACATGTGCATCCTGCAGAAAG gCAAACACAGAATCTCACTGCGTCACAAAGACTCCAAAGACaa TGAAAACAAATACCAAGAGTGGAAGCAGACTACGCCGCCCTTGCCTCCTCGCACCCAGTTCCTGTTAGCAG aggcCCAGAGCTATGAGAACATTGGCGAGGTTTCCGACCACGGAAAAACAATGTCCCACGAGCTACATAACAATGGGCAGAACGTGGCCGCCCTTCCTGAACATACGCAGATCCTGGACCAAAATCCGAACTCCACCAACCTCCACAACCAAGATCAGACCCTGACCAACTTCCATAATCCAGATCAGAACCTGACCAACCACCACAACCAAAATTTGAACCTCCATAACCGAGACCAGCCCTTGACCCACTTGCGTATCCAACATCACTACCTGAGCAATCTCACTAACCAAGAGCAGAATCTGGGCACCCTCCATAACCAAGATCAGTACCCTACCCACCTTTCCAACCAAGATTGGACCATGACCAATTTCCACAATCAAGATCAGAACCTGACCGACTTTAATGACTATGAGCAGATCCCGGATGAGCAGCCAGACTACGTGGAGGTAGAGGACCGAGAGGAAGAAGTGTTACCCCTGGTTCTATCGTATGAGAAAATACTTGACCTGTCGGAAGACACCGCTGAGGATTATGACGACATCGACGACAAACACCAGGATGAGCAGGACTATGACGACGTTGTTTGA
- the LOC133467000 gene encoding DNA-directed RNA polymerase III subunit RPC1-like isoform X2 — MLQKQHCKHRISLRHKDSKDNENKYQEWKQTTPPLPPRTQFLLAEAQSYENIGEVSDHGKTMSHELHNNGQNVAALPEHTQILDQNPNSTNLHNQDQTLTNFHNPDQNLTNHHNQNLNLHNRDQPLTHLRIQHHYLSNLTNQEQNLGTLHNQDQYPTHLSNQDWTMTNFHNQDQNLTDFNDYEQIPDEQPDYVEVEDREEEVLPLVLSYEKILDLSEDTAEDYDDIDDKHQDEQDYDDVV, encoded by the exons ATGCTCCAAAAGCAACACT gCAAACACAGAATCTCACTGCGTCACAAAGACTCCAAAGACaa TGAAAACAAATACCAAGAGTGGAAGCAGACTACGCCGCCCTTGCCTCCTCGCACCCAGTTCCTGTTAGCAG aggcCCAGAGCTATGAGAACATTGGCGAGGTTTCCGACCACGGAAAAACAATGTCCCACGAGCTACATAACAATGGGCAGAACGTGGCCGCCCTTCCTGAACATACGCAGATCCTGGACCAAAATCCGAACTCCACCAACCTCCACAACCAAGATCAGACCCTGACCAACTTCCATAATCCAGATCAGAACCTGACCAACCACCACAACCAAAATTTGAACCTCCATAACCGAGACCAGCCCTTGACCCACTTGCGTATCCAACATCACTACCTGAGCAATCTCACTAACCAAGAGCAGAATCTGGGCACCCTCCATAACCAAGATCAGTACCCTACCCACCTTTCCAACCAAGATTGGACCATGACCAATTTCCACAATCAAGATCAGAACCTGACCGACTTTAATGACTATGAGCAGATCCCGGATGAGCAGCCAGACTACGTGGAGGTAGAGGACCGAGAGGAAGAAGTGTTACCCCTGGTTCTATCGTATGAGAAAATACTTGACCTGTCGGAAGACACCGCTGAGGATTATGACGACATCGACGACAAACACCAGGATGAGCAGGACTATGACGACGTTGTTTGA
- the vps37d gene encoding vacuolar protein sorting-associated protein 37B isoform X1 encodes MELTACPDGYRALSTGELRELLQSDDKMEQIIRLNEKFQELQVDREMMLASNRSVAEDSLARQPRLNNGRLQLAEKYRELSNLATMCWEKQSQLGTRVQKHSLQSAQNLLQEEMARAEENSESVDVVFTGAAGQVHGGEREAGGLLGLLPELQEDLPHQASAGGEDAGLEQKAHQQSRRRRRGRDWQNPRGGESGFRAPPGPPAAQRLPGAGPPPGLPGTLRPHAGHPVAALPRFPLGLSPGPPGQDSPARTPPTGTRPRAQRSPPPGGTQGDRTAARGLAGQRAAGTIAAALQAQPPTAPTALPIGRERKVGGAKLLRAVFQENGLDDRRHTICPKMAGCFHLVAYLI; translated from the exons ATGGAGCTTACCGCTTGCCCTGATGGATACAGGGCTCTCAGCACCGGCGAGCTGAGGGAGCTTTTACAAAGCGACGACAAAATGGAGCAAATCATTCGACTCAATGAGAAG TTTCAGGAGCTTCAAGTGGACAGGGAGATGATGCTGGCCTCCAATCGCAGCGTGGCCGAGGACAGTCTGGCCCGGCAGCCCCGCCTCAATAACGGCAGACTCCAGTTGGCGGAGAAATATCGGGAGCTGTCCAACCTGGCGACCATGTGCTGGGAAAAACAGAGTCAGCTTG GAACCCGAGTCCAGAAGCACAGCTTGCAGAGCGCCCAGAACCTCCTGCAAGAAGAGATGGCACGCGCTGAGGAGAACTCAGag TCTGTTGACGTCGTCTTCACAGGAGCTGCTGGACAAGTTCATGGAGGGGAACGTGAGGCTGGAGGACTTCTTGGACTCCTTCCAGAGCTCCAGGAGGACTTACCACATCAGGCGAGCGCAGGTGGAGAAGATGCAGGACTTGAGCAAAAGGCACACCAGCAAAGTAGGCGGAGGCGGCGAGGACGCGATTGGCAAAATCCCCGAGGAGGTGAAAGCGGATTCCGAGCGCCTCCCGGACCCCCCGCGGCCCAACGGCTACCTGGCGCAGGGCCCCCTCCGGGTCTTCCAGGTACGCTACGGCCTCACGCCGGCCATCCTGTTGCCGCATTACCCCGTTTCCCCCTCGGCCTCAGTCCCGGCCCACCGGGCCAGGACTCCCCCGCCCGAACCCCACCCACAGGGACACGTCCACGGGCCCAGCGCTCCCCTCCACCCGGTGGGACTCAGGGTGATCGGACAGCTGCCCGGGGGCTGGCCGGCCAACGGGCGGCCGGTACGATTGCAGCAGCTCTACAGGCCCAACCCCCAACAGCCCCAACCGCCCTTCCGATAGGTCGGGAACGGAAAGTAGGCGGGGCAAAACTTCTCAGAGCGGTGTTCCAGGAAAATGGACTCGACGATAGACGGCACACCATCTGTCCTAAGATGGCCGGATGTTTTCACTTGGTGGCATATTTGATTTAA